A genomic region of Chloroflexota bacterium contains the following coding sequences:
- a CDS encoding MBL fold metallo-hydrolase, giving the protein MQVGDVTIEMLSDGTMRFDGGAFFGVVPKILWERSMQPDERNRVAVGLNCPLIKIGGKRIIVDTGVGTKHPEKRRNNFAMEAGRLTEDLHARGLTPADIDYVILSHLHFDHAGGATHRTGTEVLAVTFSKAQHLVQREDWEEATHPNERNAAGYFEEDIEPLKRNNQLELLDGDTEIVPGLWCKKTGGHTAGHQIVVLDVGGRKACFFGDLIPTVAHLPLPYSQGFDLYPVEVLKQKRVLLDQALREQWLVIFDHEQEQKAGYLEPRGDGRLKLRPLERL; this is encoded by the coding sequence GCGACGGGACGATGCGCTTCGATGGGGGAGCCTTCTTCGGCGTTGTGCCCAAGATCCTCTGGGAGCGCTCCATGCAGCCGGACGAGCGAAACCGGGTGGCGGTTGGCCTGAACTGCCCGCTCATCAAGATCGGCGGGAAGCGCATCATCGTGGACACGGGGGTGGGCACCAAGCACCCGGAGAAGCGGCGGAACAATTTCGCTATGGAGGCAGGCCGGCTCACCGAAGACTTGCACGCCCGCGGCCTCACTCCCGCCGATATTGACTATGTCATCTTGAGCCACCTCCACTTTGACCATGCCGGGGGCGCCACGCACCGCACGGGAACCGAGGTGCTGGCCGTCACTTTCTCCAAGGCACAGCACTTGGTGCAGCGTGAGGACTGGGAAGAGGCAACCCATCCCAACGAGCGGAATGCCGCCGGGTATTTCGAAGAGGACATCGAGCCGCTGAAGCGCAACAATCAGCTTGAGCTATTGGACGGCGATACGGAAATCGTGCCGGGGCTTTGGTGCAAAAAGACCGGCGGGCACACAGCGGGGCACCAGATTGTCGTCCTCGATGTGGGCGGACGGAAGGCCTGTTTCTTTGGAGACCTGATCCCCACGGTGGCGCATCTGCCGCTGCCGTACTCCCAGGGCTTTGACCTCTACCCGGTGGAGGTCCTGAAGCAGAAGCGAGTGCTGTTGGACCAGGCCCTGCGCGAGCAGTGGCTGGTCATCTTTGACCACGAGCAGGAGCAGAAGGCCGGATATCTAGAGCCGCGAGGGGACGGACGGCTGAAGCTGCGACCCCTGGAGCGGCTCTAG